A genomic region of Alligator mississippiensis isolate rAllMis1 chromosome 4, rAllMis1, whole genome shotgun sequence contains the following coding sequences:
- the INHBB gene encoding inhibin beta B chain translates to MDGAAWRGVVAACVAASCCCWVLGAASPTAAPQDTCASCGFRRPDQPGQPGPGRPDGELLEAVKRHILSRLQMRERPNITHAVPKAAMVTALRKLHAGKVREDGRLEIPSMDGQASSGPPHDQLSEIISFAETDDLASSRVRLYFFISNEGNQNLFVVQASLWLYLKLLPYVLEKGSRRKVRVKVYFQDPDTSNKWNVVEKKVDLKRSGWHTFPMTEAIQALFEKGERRLNLDVQCEGCEEYSVLPIYVDPGEESHRPFLVVQARLADNKHRIRKRGLECDGRTNLCCRQQFYIDFRLIGWNDWIIAPSGYYGNYCEGSCPAYLAGVPGSASSFHTAVVNQYRMRGLNPGTVNSCCIPTKLSTMSMLYFDDEYNIVKRDVPNMIVEECGCA, encoded by the exons ATGGACGGGGCGGCCTGGCGCGGGGTGGTGGCCGCCTGCGTGGCCgcgagctgctgctgctgggtgctgggcgCCGCCTCGCCCACGGCCGCCCCGCAGGACACCTGCGCCTCGTGCGGCTTCCGCCGGCCCGACCAGCCCGGacagcccggccccggccgcccGGACGGCGAGCTGCTGGAGGCGGTGAAGCGCCACATCCTGAGCCGCCTGCAGATGCGCGAGCGGCCCAACATCACGCACGCCGTGCCCAAGGCGGCCATGGTCACCGCGCTGCGCAAGCTGCACGCCGGCAAGGTGCGCGAGGACGGCCGCCTCGAGATCCCCAGCATGGACGGGCAGGCCAGCAGCGGCCCGCCccacgaccagctctccgagatCATCAGCTTCGCGGAGACAG ATGATCTGGCCTCGTCAAGAGTCCGCCTCTATTTCTTCATTTCAAACGAAGGGAACCAGAACTTGTTTGTCGttcaggccagcctctggctttactTGAAGCTGCTCCCGTACGTCTTAGAGAAAGGCAGCAGGCGAAAAGTAAGAGTCAAAGTCTATTTCCAAGACCCGGACACTAGCAACAAGTGGAATGTGGTTGAAAAGAAAGTTGATCTCAAAAGAAGTGGTTGGCACACTTTTCCCATGACAGAGGCAATCCAGGCTCTATTTGAGAAAGGAGAAAGGAGACTGAACTTGGATGTTCAATGTGAGGGCTGCGAAGAGTATTCAGTGCTGCCAATTTATGTGGACCCTGGGGAGGAATCCCATCGGCCTTTTTTAGTGGTGCAAGCCCGATTAGCTGATAACAAACACAGGATCCGGAAAAGAGGTCTGGAGTGTGATGGCAGGACCAATCTATGTTGCAGGCAACAGTTTTACATTGACTTTAGACTCATTGGGTGGAATGACTGGATCATAGCGCCATCAGGTTACTATGGGAATTACTGTGAAGGGAGCTGCCCGGCCTACTTGGCTGGCGTCCCAGGGTCAGCTTCCTCCTTTCACACTGCGGTAGTGAATCAGTACAGAATGCGAGGGCTGAACCCGGGCACCGTGAACTCCTGTTGCATCCCAACCAAACTTAGCACAATGTCAATGCTGTACTTTGACGATGAATACAACATTGTGAAAAGGGACGTTCCCAATAtgattgtggaagaatgtggttGTGCTTGA